From Arcobacter lacus, one genomic window encodes:
- the ftsZ gene encoding cell division protein FtsZ, whose product MENLFREDDIRVDMPSKVLSNNLPKIAVIGVGGGGCNMINHMIDEGSHKIDLIVANTDLKVLHVSKAPKKIELGHKLNNGFGAGMDPEVGRNSALESYEEIKETLKGSDIVFVAAGLGGGTGTGAAAIIAKAAREVGALTVSVVTKPFSFEGKMRAGLANLGLEELKKVSDSLIVISNDKLTEIVDASLGIKNAFKIVDNILYQAVNGMSEVILNPGSGADINADFADVKTIMKHKGIALMGIGKAKGEEATQRALENAINSPLLEKVPLDGAKGILIHFTVNPDISLLAISDIMETVHEKVDQNAQIIFGTTTDATFDRDEVKITIIATGFESKNEEKTDSEEQVEDIEVIKTENAETSLDTPPLMRGYTIEYPLN is encoded by the coding sequence ATGGAAAATTTATTTAGAGAAGATGATATCAGAGTAGATATGCCAAGTAAGGTTTTATCTAATAACCTTCCAAAAATTGCTGTAATTGGAGTTGGTGGAGGTGGTTGTAATATGATTAACCACATGATAGATGAAGGTTCACATAAAATTGATTTGATTGTTGCAAATACAGATTTAAAAGTTCTTCATGTATCAAAAGCTCCAAAAAAAATAGAGTTAGGTCATAAACTAAATAATGGTTTTGGTGCAGGAATGGATCCAGAAGTTGGAAGAAATTCTGCACTTGAAAGTTATGAAGAGATAAAAGAGACTTTAAAAGGTTCAGACATAGTATTTGTTGCTGCTGGACTTGGAGGAGGAACTGGAACTGGTGCTGCTGCTATTATTGCTAAAGCTGCTAGAGAAGTAGGAGCTTTAACTGTTTCAGTTGTTACAAAACCATTCTCATTTGAAGGAAAAATGAGAGCAGGTTTAGCTAATCTTGGATTAGAAGAGTTAAAAAAAGTAAGTGATTCATTAATAGTTATATCAAATGATAAATTAACAGAGATTGTTGATGCAAGTTTAGGTATAAAAAATGCTTTTAAAATAGTAGATAATATCCTTTATCAAGCTGTAAATGGAATGAGTGAGGTTATTTTAAATCCTGGAAGTGGTGCAGATATTAATGCCGATTTTGCTGATGTTAAAACTATTATGAAACATAAAGGTATAGCTTTAATGGGAATTGGAAAAGCAAAAGGTGAAGAAGCAACACAAAGAGCTTTAGAAAATGCGATAAATTCTCCATTATTAGAAAAAGTTCCTCTTGATGGAGCAAAAGGTATTCTAATTCACTTCACTGTAAATCCAGATATTTCACTTTTAGCAATCAGTGATATTATGGAAACAGTTCATGAAAAAGTTGATCAAAATGCACAAATTATTTTTGGTACAACAACAGATGCAACATTTGATAGGGATGAAGTAAAAATAACTATTATTGCAACTGGATTTGAATCTAAAAATGAAGAAAAAACAGATTCAGAAGAACAAGTGGAAGATATTGAAGTTATAAAAACAGAAAATGCTGAAACATCTTTAGATACTCCACCTCTAATGAGAGGTTATACTATTGAGTATCCATTAAATTAA
- the ftsA gene encoding cell division protein FtsA, which yields MNDTFLTINIGSSAITAVIARPKYDADNNIDILGIGISESKGVNKGLIINIEDASKTIKDAILKAKESVTEAIGTTVVSISGNYTKGIKGSGAVNVPNGLVTEADINQAMQMALSNAIILPEYEVVHVIPQYFRIDEEEVDNPLNMNGNRLEVAVYIVTAKRNALINIKSALKISGIDDVKFALDSYVSSLSVLDEQQRKFGAVVINLGSTTTEFVYFKGNSIVYNGFIPAGSKNITNDLSVMLHTPNISAEKIKIEYGSLTRDYSGNNEVGATKVTLPRTDDEDSYTEVALDYIQTIIHARVEEILVLVKNRLKKSALLDNIGSGIVLTGGMSSLGGIKDLTKKIFEGIPVSVSTPKNLPNNFKISFDETNMSTVVGLLMYSLGINRSYQLDSGKKLIRPVRRERVVEKVTMSNMNNTMNTVNKDYMQPKQHSGAVLEPLVKDKKKGVSGLWNKLSEWF from the coding sequence ATGAATGATACTTTTTTAACAATAAATATTGGTTCATCTGCAATAACTGCTGTTATTGCAAGACCAAAATATGATGCAGATAATAATATAGATATTTTAGGAATAGGTATTAGTGAAAGTAAAGGTGTTAATAAAGGTTTAATTATTAACATTGAAGATGCTTCAAAAACTATAAAAGATGCTATTTTAAAAGCAAAAGAGAGTGTAACAGAAGCAATAGGAACAACAGTTGTATCAATTTCTGGAAATTATACAAAAGGTATAAAAGGAAGTGGTGCAGTTAACGTTCCAAATGGTTTAGTAACAGAAGCAGATATAAATCAGGCTATGCAAATGGCTTTATCAAATGCTATCATTCTTCCAGAATACGAAGTTGTTCATGTAATTCCACAATATTTTAGAATTGATGAAGAAGAAGTTGATAATCCTTTGAATATGAATGGTAATAGACTTGAAGTAGCAGTTTATATTGTTACTGCAAAAAGAAATGCTTTGATTAATATCAAATCAGCACTAAAAATATCAGGTATTGATGATGTTAAATTCGCTTTAGATTCTTATGTTTCATCATTATCAGTGCTTGATGAACAACAAAGAAAATTTGGAGCAGTTGTTATAAATCTTGGTTCAACAACAACTGAATTTGTATATTTTAAAGGAAATTCTATTGTTTATAATGGATTTATTCCTGCAGGTTCAAAAAATATTACAAATGATTTATCTGTTATGCTTCATACACCAAATATTTCTGCTGAAAAAATCAAAATAGAATATGGTTCATTAACAAGAGATTATTCTGGAAATAATGAAGTTGGTGCCACAAAAGTAACTCTTCCAAGAACGGATGATGAGGATAGTTATACAGAAGTTGCACTTGACTATATTCAAACAATAATTCATGCAAGAGTTGAAGAAATTTTAGTTTTAGTAAAAAATAGACTAAAAAAGAGTGCATTACTTGATAATATTGGTTCGGGAATAGTTTTAACTGGTGGTATGAGTTCATTAGGTGGAATAAAAGATTTAACTAAAAAGATTTTTGAAGGGATTCCTGTTAGTGTTTCAACTCCAAAAAATTTACCAAATAATTTTAAAATTAGTTTTGATGAAACAAATATGTCAACAGTAGTTGGCTTATTGATGTATTCTTTAGGAATAAATAGAAGTTATCAATTAGATTCAGGTAAAAAATTAATTCGACCTGTAAGAAGAGAAAGAGTTGTAGAAAAAGTAACTATGTCAAATATGAATAACACTATGAACACAGTTAATAAAGATTATATGCAACCAAAACAACATAGTGGAGCAGTTTTAGAGCCTTTAGTAAAAGACAAGAAAAAAGGTGTTTCTGGACTTTGGAATAAATTATCGGAGTGGTTTTAA
- a CDS encoding peptidylprolyl isomerase, producing MITWMQRHKKWLVITIWISTIAFVGAGFVGWGSYDYGKQGGVVAKIGDREVTVEEYQQEYSNLYSQYSRMFGDMFNNQVAEQLGLKDIAYNQVLQKNLFMAYGDSLGLDVTDEEVAKELLKYDAFFKDGKFDKDTYVKVLNQNRLTPKHFEESLKRTLLLQKVQSLFEVNPTSWEIENVSKLLFLEDDITIKILSANDIKVSVDEEGLKKYWEDNKNSYMSEVTYDFEIKEIPFMNSNSTEAEIKEQYEKFKIDYKHEDGKIKSLEEATPQIKTDLDDKFTKTEALKIYLKLKKDEEKFDKTLNISESKLTYSQENIAKIKEVKSGEVVKPFVENGKYIIVKVVKINPSKVLDFDQAKAKATQDYEKVLRAQKLQEQAKAEQKDFKGTDISGVTRTSKIAGLSQEESANFLNQLFFATTKEGVIGIGDKIVLYRINSSKIKDYDKTKDEVVKNAIMQLQETELMTNLLQKLENSFNIKSSIQTKE from the coding sequence ATGATAACTTGGATGCAAAGACACAAAAAGTGGTTAGTAATTACAATATGGATAAGTACAATTGCATTCGTTGGAGCTGGATTTGTTGGTTGGGGTTCTTACGATTATGGAAAACAAGGTGGAGTAGTAGCTAAAATTGGTGATAGAGAAGTAACTGTTGAAGAATATCAACAAGAGTATTCAAATCTTTATTCACAATATTCAAGAATGTTTGGTGATATGTTTAATAATCAAGTAGCTGAGCAATTAGGACTTAAAGATATAGCTTATAATCAAGTTTTACAAAAAAATCTATTTATGGCATATGGTGATTCTTTAGGATTGGATGTTACAGATGAAGAAGTAGCAAAAGAATTATTAAAATATGACGCTTTCTTTAAAGATGGGAAATTTGATAAAGATACATATGTTAAAGTTTTAAATCAAAATAGATTAACACCAAAACATTTTGAAGAATCTCTAAAAAGAACACTTTTATTACAAAAAGTTCAATCTTTGTTTGAAGTAAATCCAACTTCTTGGGAAATTGAAAATGTAAGTAAATTATTATTTTTAGAAGATGATATTACAATAAAAATTTTATCTGCAAATGATATAAAAGTTTCTGTTGATGAAGAAGGTTTAAAAAAATATTGGGAAGATAATAAAAACTCTTATATGTCAGAAGTTACTTATGATTTTGAGATAAAAGAGATTCCTTTTATGAACTCAAACTCAACTGAAGCTGAAATCAAAGAACAATATGAAAAATTTAAAATTGATTATAAACATGAAGATGGAAAAATCAAATCTTTAGAAGAAGCGACACCACAAATCAAAACAGATTTAGATGATAAATTTACAAAAACTGAAGCTTTAAAAATTTATTTGAAACTTAAAAAAGATGAAGAAAAATTTGATAAAACTTTAAATATTTCAGAATCTAAACTTACATATTCACAGGAAAATATAGCAAAAATCAAAGAAGTAAAAAGTGGTGAAGTTGTAAAACCATTTGTTGAAAATGGAAAATATATTATAGTAAAAGTTGTAAAAATAAATCCTTCGAAAGTTTTAGATTTTGATCAGGCAAAAGCAAAAGCAACACAAGATTATGAAAAAGTTTTAAGAGCACAAAAATTACAAGAACAAGCGAAAGCTGAGCAAAAAGATTTTAAAGGAACAGATATTTCAGGAGTTACTAGAACTTCAAAAATTGCAGGTTTGTCTCAAGAAGAATCAGCAAATTTTTTAAATCAACTATTCTTTGCTACAACTAAAGAAGGAGTGATTGGAATAGGGGATAAAATAGTTTTATATAGAATAAATAGTTCAAAAATAAAAGATTATGATAAAACAAAAGATGAAGTAGTAAAAAATGCAATAATGCAACTTCAAGAAACAGAACTTATGACAAATTTATTACAAAAATTAGAAAATAGTTTTAATATCAAATCTTCAATCCAGACAAAGGAGTAA